A window from Cytobacillus sp. FSL H8-0458 encodes these proteins:
- a CDS encoding sugar-binding transcriptional regulator: MYSLIDIQKRLLPDMLAVMQKRYGILHYIGLMEPVGRRSLAVSLGLTERVLRSEVEFLKDQNLIRISSTGMSLSSDGKELLEALEGIMRDISGIAVMEQQLSRKLGIRQAIIVSGNSDESPWVKQELGRATAMCMKSRLKGKNIIAVTGGSTMAAVAEMLTPDLADRDWLFVPARGGIGEDVKNQANTICAKMADHTDSRHRVLYVPDQVSREMYESIIKEPNIKEVITQIKSASMVLHGIGDAITMAERRKTSEKDLVKIKQAKAVGESFGYYFNEGGEVVHKVQTIGLQLDDLSQIEHVIAVAGGSTKAKAIAAYMKRAPSSTILVTDEGAAKQLIKG, from the coding sequence ATGTACTCACTAATAGATATTCAAAAAAGATTATTGCCTGATATGCTTGCGGTTATGCAGAAGCGCTATGGGATTCTTCATTACATAGGGCTGATGGAGCCGGTTGGAAGAAGAAGCCTTGCAGTTAGTTTGGGCTTGACGGAAAGAGTGCTGAGAAGTGAGGTTGAATTCTTAAAAGACCAGAACCTGATCCGTATTTCTAGTACAGGCATGAGTCTTTCTTCCGATGGCAAAGAATTACTCGAAGCTCTTGAAGGCATAATGAGGGATATTTCGGGTATAGCCGTAATGGAGCAGCAATTATCCCGAAAGCTTGGCATTCGCCAGGCGATCATTGTTTCCGGAAACAGCGATGAATCTCCATGGGTGAAGCAGGAGCTTGGCAGAGCCACAGCAATGTGTATGAAATCAAGGCTCAAAGGAAAAAATATCATCGCAGTTACCGGCGGATCCACAATGGCAGCCGTAGCGGAGATGCTTACTCCTGATCTTGCTGACCGCGATTGGCTGTTTGTGCCGGCACGTGGCGGTATAGGAGAAGATGTTAAAAACCAGGCTAACACCATATGTGCGAAAATGGCTGATCATACTGATTCCAGGCACCGTGTCCTGTATGTGCCGGACCAGGTAAGCAGGGAGATGTATGAAAGCATTATTAAAGAACCCAATATTAAAGAAGTAATCACCCAGATCAAATCGGCAAGCATGGTTTTGCACGGGATTGGGGACGCTATAACAATGGCGGAACGCCGCAAAACCAGTGAAAAAGATTTAGTTAAAATCAAGCAAGCCAAAGCAGTCGGTGAATCATTTGGCTATTACTTCAACGAAGGCGGAGAGGTTGTACATAAGGTTCAGACCATCGGCCTTCAGCTGGATGACCTATCACAAATTGAACATGTTATTGCAGTGGCAGGCGGCTCCACAAAGGCTAAGGCCATCGCTGCATATATGAAACGGGCACCATCCTCTACCATACTAGTGACAGACGAAGGTGCAGCAAAACAGTTGATAAAAGGGTAA
- a CDS encoding glutaredoxin family protein produces MKQPELVFYTRSRCPLCDKAKSVLVELKKEYEFNLIEKDIDESDELTERYGLMIPVVEIDGHEVQFGHIDPITVGEALTEKN; encoded by the coding sequence TTGAAACAGCCAGAGCTAGTGTTTTATACACGCAGCAGATGCCCGCTGTGTGATAAAGCTAAAAGTGTGTTAGTGGAATTAAAGAAAGAATATGAATTTAATTTAATTGAAAAAGATATTGATGAGAGCGATGAACTGACTGAGAGGTACGGACTCATGATTCCGGTTGTTGAAATTGATGGGCATGAAGTGCAGTTCGGGCATATTGACCCCATTACAGTAGGTGAAGCGCTTACAGAAAAAAACTGA
- the rpoN gene encoding RNA polymerase factor sigma-54, protein MNLKAGLWQQQTMKLTMTQELTQAIALLQYSTQELSAFLESKALENPLLKVESGHVQTMDPRYDRVKPTRIKAEKDKINWIEQIGCGKTMLLGEYLKSQLHLKLNRDEQKVIEHLIDSLDENGYFRADLKASADALKMPLEKAEQMLEELQDLEPAGVGARNLQECLSLQIKRLPEENELAEIIIDEYFTLFAEKKWKEIAKNLGVELKDIQAVFDLVQTLNPRPASSFQNEKSAYITPDVIIQWDGSSFSVSVFDEVLPKISFNEPYYKKFSASGDRNVSRFLQEKQQDYQWIIRSIEQRKETLANVTLKIVEKQQDFFIKGPAHLKPMTMKEISDELDIHESTVSRAVREKYAQTPFGTYELRSFFSSTIKTTSEENTSSQQVKTIISKMIEKENKQKPLSDQELVKLLKENEGMVVSRRTIAKYRDQLGIPSSSKRKRYD, encoded by the coding sequence ATGAATTTGAAAGCTGGGTTATGGCAGCAGCAGACAATGAAATTAACAATGACACAGGAGCTGACGCAGGCGATTGCCCTTCTGCAATACAGCACACAGGAGCTTTCTGCTTTCCTGGAAAGCAAGGCGCTTGAAAATCCCCTTTTAAAAGTAGAGTCCGGTCATGTCCAGACGATGGATCCCCGTTATGACCGTGTCAAACCGACAAGGATAAAAGCCGAAAAAGATAAAATAAATTGGATCGAGCAGATTGGCTGCGGAAAAACAATGCTGCTTGGTGAATACTTGAAATCGCAGCTTCATTTGAAATTAAACAGGGATGAACAAAAAGTGATTGAGCATCTTATTGACAGTCTTGATGAAAACGGTTACTTCCGCGCGGATCTAAAGGCGTCAGCCGATGCTCTTAAGATGCCCCTTGAGAAAGCCGAGCAGATGCTTGAAGAGCTGCAGGATCTCGAGCCTGCAGGCGTTGGCGCAAGGAATCTTCAGGAGTGCCTTTCCCTGCAGATTAAGAGATTGCCGGAAGAAAATGAACTGGCTGAAATCATTATAGATGAATACTTTACCCTTTTTGCTGAGAAGAAATGGAAAGAAATCGCAAAAAATCTCGGTGTGGAGCTCAAGGACATACAGGCAGTATTCGACCTTGTGCAGACCTTGAATCCAAGGCCGGCTTCATCTTTCCAGAATGAAAAATCCGCTTATATAACACCGGACGTGATTATTCAGTGGGATGGCAGCTCTTTTTCCGTAAGTGTGTTTGATGAAGTGCTTCCAAAAATCAGTTTTAATGAACCTTATTATAAAAAGTTCTCGGCTAGTGGTGATCGAAATGTCAGCCGCTTCCTGCAGGAAAAGCAGCAGGATTATCAATGGATTATAAGAAGCATCGAGCAAAGGAAAGAGACTCTAGCAAATGTGACTCTTAAAATCGTTGAAAAGCAGCAGGACTTTTTCATAAAAGGGCCTGCACATCTGAAGCCGATGACGATGAAGGAAATATCAGATGAACTCGACATTCATGAATCAACAGTGAGCAGGGCTGTCCGGGAAAAATATGCGCAAACACCATTTGGCACGTATGAACTGAGATCGTTCTTCTCCAGCACGATCAAAACGACTTCTGAAGAGAATACGTCATCACAGCAGGTTAAGACGATTATTAGTAAAATGATAGAAAAAGAAAATAAACAAAAGCCTTTATCCGATCAGGAGCTTGTGAAGCTGCTTAAGGAAAATGAGGGGATGGTTGTCAGCAGAAGGACGATTGCAAAATATCGGGATCAGCTTGGCATCCCGTCATCATCCAAACGGAAAAGGTATGACTGA
- the clpP gene encoding ATP-dependent Clp endopeptidase proteolytic subunit ClpP, giving the protein MNLIPTVIEQTNRGERAYDIYSRLLKDRIIMLGSAIDDNVANSIVAQLLFLEAENPEKDISIYINSPGGSITAGMAIYDTMQFIKPKVQTICIGMAASMGAFLLAAGEKGKRFALPNAEVMIHQPLGGAQGQATEIEIAAKRILFLREKLNTILSERTGQPLEVIAKDTDRDNFMTAERALEYGLVDQIISRNSLDEKKDN; this is encoded by the coding sequence ATGAACTTAATCCCTACAGTTATTGAACAAACAAATCGCGGGGAGCGCGCTTATGATATTTATTCCCGCCTTTTAAAAGACCGCATCATTATGCTCGGAAGCGCAATTGATGATAATGTGGCAAACTCCATTGTTGCCCAGCTGTTATTCCTTGAAGCAGAAAACCCTGAAAAGGACATTTCCATTTACATTAATAGCCCGGGCGGAAGCATTACAGCTGGTATGGCTATTTATGATACGATGCAATTCATCAAGCCAAAGGTGCAAACCATTTGTATCGGTATGGCTGCATCCATGGGTGCATTCCTTCTTGCAGCAGGTGAAAAAGGAAAGCGTTTTGCTCTTCCAAACGCTGAGGTTATGATTCACCAGCCACTTGGCGGTGCACAGGGACAGGCGACTGAAATTGAAATCGCTGCAAAGCGCATTCTTTTCCTACGCGAAAAATTAAACACGATCCTTTCAGAGCGTACTGGACAGCCGCTTGAAGTGATTGCAAAAGACACAGACCGCGATAACTTTATGACAGCTGAACGAGCTCTTGAATACGGTTTGGTTGACCAAATTATTTCCAGAAACTCTCTAGATGAGAAGAAGGATAATTAA
- a CDS encoding HPr family phosphocarrier protein, translated as MAEKQVEVKLKTGLQARPAALFVQEANRFSSDIFLEKDGKKVNAKSIMGLMSLAVSSGSVITLKAEGNDENEALEALANYIQKEN; from the coding sequence ATGGCAGAAAAACAGGTAGAAGTTAAGCTGAAGACAGGATTGCAGGCCCGTCCGGCAGCATTGTTTGTACAAGAGGCCAATCGGTTCTCATCGGATATTTTCCTGGAGAAGGATGGAAAGAAGGTAAATGCGAAAAGCATTATGGGGCTAATGAGCCTGGCCGTAAGCTCAGGATCAGTCATTACCCTGAAGGCTGAGGGGAACGACGAAAACGAAGCTCTCGAAGCGCTGGCAAATTATATTCAGAAGGAAAACTAA
- the whiA gene encoding DNA-binding protein WhiA, which yields MSFASETKKELTNLELKDCCGKAELSALIRMNGSLSFSSRKLIVDIQTENAAIARRIYTLIKRNYSVQVELLVRKKMRLKKNNVYIVRLSEQASMILDDLKILSEGFVFTHDISKELIKKKCCKRSYLRGAFLAGGSVNNPETSSYHLEIASLYKEHNDSLCELMNTFGLNSKTLERKKGYITYLKEAEKITEFLNIIGAHASLLRFEDIRIVRDMRNSVNRLVNCETANLNKTIGAALRQVENIRFIDQTVGLQVLPDKLREIAELRVAYQDVTLKELGEMVSGGNISKSGINHRLRKIDEIAEKLRAGAP from the coding sequence ATGTCTTTCGCTTCGGAAACGAAAAAAGAATTGACGAACCTGGAATTAAAAGACTGCTGCGGCAAAGCGGAATTGTCCGCCTTGATCCGGATGAATGGTTCACTTTCTTTTTCCAGCCGGAAATTGATCGTAGATATTCAGACGGAGAATGCAGCCATTGCAAGAAGGATTTACACACTGATTAAAAGGAATTACAGCGTTCAGGTCGAGCTGCTGGTCCGGAAAAAAATGCGGCTGAAGAAGAACAATGTATATATTGTCAGGCTGTCGGAACAGGCCAGCATGATTCTTGATGACCTGAAAATTTTAAGTGAGGGATTCGTATTTACACACGATATCTCCAAAGAGCTCATAAAAAAGAAATGCTGTAAGCGTTCTTATCTGCGCGGTGCATTCCTTGCCGGGGGATCGGTTAATAATCCGGAAACCTCTTCCTATCATCTCGAGATCGCTTCACTTTACAAGGAGCATAACGACTCCCTTTGTGAACTGATGAATACGTTCGGGCTGAACAGCAAAACGCTTGAACGGAAAAAAGGCTATATCACGTACTTAAAGGAAGCCGAAAAAATAACGGAGTTCCTGAATATTATCGGGGCACATGCATCCCTGCTCCGATTTGAAGACATCCGGATTGTTCGTGATATGAGAAACTCGGTCAATAGACTCGTGAATTGTGAAACAGCGAACTTAAACAAAACAATCGGGGCGGCCTTGCGTCAAGTGGAGAATATCCGGTTTATTGACCAGACTGTCGGGCTTCAGGTTCTGCCTGACAAACTGAGGGAAATAGCTGAATTGCGTGTAGCATACCAGGATGTCACCTTAAAGGAGCTTGGGGAAATGGTCTCAGGCGGAAATATCAGCAAATCAGGCATTAATCACCGATTAAGAAAAATAGATGAAATCGCTGAGAAACTCAGAGCAGGAGCACCATAG
- a CDS encoding gluconeogenesis factor YvcK family protein has protein sequence MNRQPRIVIIGGGTGLPVLLRGLKQYPVDITAIVTVADDGGSSGRLRNDLHIPPPGDIRNVLAALSDVEPLIEEMFQHRFATSNELSGHSLGNLILAAMTSITGNFVHAIQEMSKVLNVRGKVLPAANQSVVLHAEMEDGTIVSGESKIPYSGKKIKRVFLTPKNIKALPESLQAIRQADMIIIGPGSLYTSILPNLLVPKLGREVCHSKAKKVYICNLMTQAGETLDYTASDHVKALYDHMSCAFINTILVNNEEIPAHIQERYSEEMARPVVYDTGALAELGLDIMHGEIVSHEGGIIRHDTKEVAQMLYNLILHETNRRFNA, from the coding sequence ATGAACCGACAGCCAAGAATCGTCATCATCGGCGGAGGAACGGGGCTGCCTGTCCTCTTAAGGGGACTGAAGCAGTACCCAGTTGATATTACTGCCATTGTGACAGTAGCCGATGATGGCGGCAGCTCAGGAAGATTGCGCAATGACCTTCATATCCCGCCGCCCGGAGACATCCGCAATGTGCTGGCTGCTCTTTCAGACGTAGAGCCGCTCATTGAGGAGATGTTCCAGCACCGCTTTGCGACATCAAATGAATTGTCCGGGCACTCGCTTGGCAATTTAATTCTCGCGGCAATGACCTCGATTACAGGAAACTTTGTTCATGCGATTCAGGAAATGAGCAAGGTGTTGAATGTAAGGGGAAAGGTGCTGCCGGCTGCAAACCAGAGTGTGGTCCTTCATGCTGAAATGGAAGACGGGACCATCGTATCGGGAGAATCAAAGATTCCTTATTCCGGCAAAAAAATTAAGCGGGTGTTTTTAACTCCTAAAAATATTAAAGCCCTGCCTGAATCACTGCAGGCAATCAGACAGGCTGATATGATCATTATTGGACCTGGAAGTTTATATACCAGTATTCTTCCGAATCTGCTTGTTCCTAAGCTGGGAAGGGAAGTCTGTCATTCGAAAGCCAAAAAGGTGTATATATGCAATTTAATGACACAGGCAGGCGAGACGCTCGATTATACAGCAAGCGATCATGTAAAAGCACTGTATGATCATATGAGCTGTGCTTTTATCAATACCATCCTGGTAAATAATGAAGAAATCCCTGCCCATATTCAGGAGCGGTACAGCGAGGAAATGGCAAGGCCTGTTGTGTATGATACAGGTGCTCTTGCGGAATTGGGCCTTGATATTATGCACGGTGAAATTGTCAGCCACGAAGGCGGGATCATTCGCCATGATACAAAAGAAGTTGCCCAAATGCTTTATAATTTAATTTTACATGAAACCAATAGGCGTTTTAACGCGTAA
- the rapZ gene encoding RNase adapter RapZ yields MSTGAVNDTQMVIITGMSGAGKTVAIQSFEDLGFFCVDNLPPTLLPKFLELMKESGNKMNKVALVMDLRGREFFDHLFKALDELSETSWVSPQILYLDADDSTLVRRYKETRRFHPLAPSGLPLEGIKLERELLEELKGRARLIYNTSQMKPRELREKILTEFSLNKKTIFTVNVMSFGFKHGIPIDADLVFDVRFLPNPHYIEHMRPKTGLDEEVSGYVLKWTETSKFLEKVTELLSFMLPHYKREGKAQLVVAIGCTGGQHRSVALTEYIADYFSKDYNTAITHRDIDRRKENIK; encoded by the coding sequence ATGAGTACGGGTGCAGTTAATGATACTCAAATGGTGATTATTACGGGTATGTCAGGGGCAGGGAAAACAGTAGCTATCCAAAGCTTTGAAGATCTTGGCTTCTTCTGTGTAGACAATTTGCCGCCGACGCTGCTTCCTAAATTCCTTGAACTTATGAAGGAATCCGGGAATAAGATGAATAAGGTGGCATTGGTGATGGATTTGCGCGGCCGAGAGTTTTTTGATCACCTGTTTAAAGCGCTCGATGAATTGTCGGAGACATCCTGGGTCTCTCCGCAGATTTTATATCTTGATGCGGATGATTCGACACTCGTCAGAAGATATAAAGAAACAAGACGATTCCATCCCCTTGCACCATCAGGATTGCCTCTTGAAGGCATCAAGCTTGAGCGGGAGCTGCTCGAGGAACTAAAAGGCAGGGCCCGGCTGATTTATAATACGTCACAAATGAAACCGAGGGAATTGCGCGAGAAAATTCTTACGGAATTCTCATTGAATAAAAAAACCATATTTACGGTTAACGTCATGTCTTTTGGCTTTAAGCATGGCATTCCCATTGATGCCGACCTGGTTTTCGATGTCCGGTTCCTTCCGAATCCCCATTATATTGAGCATATGAGGCCGAAGACAGGATTAGATGAAGAGGTATCAGGCTATGTGCTGAAATGGACTGAAACCAGTAAATTTCTTGAGAAGGTTACGGAGCTGCTGAGCTTTATGCTTCCGCATTATAAGCGGGAAGGGAAGGCTCAATTGGTGGTGGCAATTGGATGTACGGGAGGCCAGCACCGTTCGGTAGCGCTGACGGAATATATTGCAGACTACTTCAGCAAGGATTACAATACGGCAATTACCCACCGTGACATCGACAGGAGAAAGGAAAACATCAAATGA
- a CDS encoding 8-oxo-dGTP diphosphatase: MQRVTNCVLLKDDKVLLLQKPRRGWWVAPGGKMEPGESVRDSCIREFREETGIYLRNPNIKGIFTFIMKDGEKVVQEWMMFTFLATASDGLNLDESEEGKLRWHPFSEIKNLPMAAGDSHILEYMIHGQGMIYGTFTYTPDFELLSYRLDPS, from the coding sequence TTGCAGCGAGTCACGAACTGTGTGTTACTGAAAGACGATAAAGTATTGCTTTTACAAAAGCCTAGAAGAGGCTGGTGGGTGGCCCCGGGCGGAAAGATGGAGCCGGGTGAATCAGTGAGGGACTCCTGCATCCGTGAGTTCAGAGAGGAAACAGGCATCTATCTGCGCAATCCGAATATTAAGGGCATTTTTACGTTCATCATGAAGGATGGCGAAAAGGTTGTACAGGAGTGGATGATGTTTACTTTTCTGGCTACAGCTTCTGATGGGCTGAACCTGGATGAATCAGAGGAAGGCAAGCTTCGCTGGCATCCGTTTTCAGAGATAAAGAATTTGCCGATGGCTGCCGGTGATTCGCATATTTTGGAGTATATGATTCATGGCCAGGGAATGATTTATGGAACATTTACGTATACGCCGGATTTTGAATTGCTTAGTTACAGGCTGGATCCAAGCTGA
- the trxB gene encoding thioredoxin-disulfide reductase: MTEEKIYDVIIAGAGPAGMTAAVYTSRANLSTLMIERGVPGGQMANTEEVENYPGFDHILGPDLSTKMFDHAKKFGAEYAYGDIKEIIDGEEYKTVVAGSKQYKTRSVIISTGAEYKKLGIPGEKELGGRGVSYCAVCDGAFFKGKELVVVGGGDSAVEEGVYLTRFASKVTIVHRRDQLRAQAILQQRAFDNDKIDFIWNTTVKEVNDKDGKVGSVTLVSAETGEEREFKADGVFIYIGMVPLSKPFESLGITNSNGYIETNERMETKVEGIFAAGDIREKSLRQIVTATGDGSIAAQSAQHYVEELMESLKAKN; encoded by the coding sequence GTGACTGAAGAAAAAATTTATGATGTCATTATTGCTGGTGCAGGACCGGCAGGGATGACTGCTGCTGTATATACTTCTCGTGCAAATTTATCTACTTTAATGATTGAGCGCGGTGTTCCGGGCGGACAAATGGCCAATACAGAAGAAGTGGAAAACTATCCTGGTTTTGACCATATTTTAGGGCCGGATTTATCCACCAAAATGTTCGACCATGCAAAGAAATTTGGCGCTGAATATGCATATGGAGATATTAAAGAAATCATTGATGGCGAAGAATATAAAACGGTTGTTGCCGGATCAAAACAATATAAAACACGCTCAGTCATTATTTCTACTGGTGCCGAGTACAAAAAGCTTGGCATTCCTGGTGAAAAAGAGCTTGGCGGACGCGGTGTCTCCTATTGTGCAGTCTGTGATGGAGCATTCTTTAAAGGCAAAGAGCTTGTGGTTGTCGGCGGCGGTGACTCTGCTGTTGAGGAAGGCGTATATTTGACGCGTTTCGCCTCTAAAGTGACAATCGTTCATAGACGGGATCAGCTTCGTGCGCAGGCGATTCTGCAGCAGCGTGCGTTCGACAATGACAAAATCGACTTTATCTGGAACACGACAGTGAAGGAAGTCAATGATAAGGACGGCAAGGTAGGCAGTGTGACGCTTGTTTCTGCTGAAACTGGCGAAGAAAGAGAATTCAAGGCAGATGGTGTATTCATCTATATCGGCATGGTTCCACTTTCAAAGCCATTTGAAAGCCTTGGCATCACGAACAGCAATGGCTACATCGAAACAAACGAAAGAATGGAAACAAAGGTGGAAGGCATTTTTGCAGCAGGAGATATCCGCGAAAAATCTCTTCGTCAAATAGTTACAGCTACAGGTGATGGGAGCATCGCTGCCCAAAGCGCCCAGCACTATGTGGAAGAATTAATGGAAAGCCTGAAAGCGAAGAATTAA
- a CDS encoding tetratricopeptide repeat protein, whose translation MSKDSKARHQKGKLLSFIPNGEYYFSKGIKAYHRRDFHKAKKYLMRAMQLEPGEPMIVCQLAIVHSEMGEYQESNQLLHMILEELDEDMSECHYFLANNYAHMGLFKDAYTHANTYLDLDRDGEFTEDTEDLLELLTLEADDLDDELYEQDDLITKQEHARELLESGHFPKAVEILNSVIDEYPEYWSAYNNLALAYFYLGEVQKASDILEKVLEENPGNLHALCNKLVFAFYERDFRQVRLLKEALKKIKPLSVEHQFKLGATFALTGEYEASFAWLRKLQKKGFEGDGPFYYWLSYSAYFTGREELAKSAWKKAIEINPEKEGFEPWNDEKVTSSGFEDHYSSILKKLESDYIEERLFGLFLTSVSSRRDEILISEAIVRNNKFSAMEKDYLSYVKTEQEAPAQVQAAHETAQLFYENFHPIGTVEAGLYLMWFTIFAELTNNRQNIKNKNAWAAAIEYVWHKLRNEKVSQSKIAGRYGISASTMGKYVKSVNDRLQ comes from the coding sequence ATGAGTAAAGACTCTAAAGCTAGACACCAAAAGGGAAAGTTACTGTCATTTATCCCGAATGGTGAGTACTATTTTTCCAAAGGGATTAAGGCGTACCACCGCAGGGATTTTCATAAAGCGAAGAAATATTTAATGCGGGCTATGCAGCTTGAGCCGGGTGAACCGATGATTGTCTGCCAGCTTGCGATTGTTCATTCAGAAATGGGTGAGTATCAGGAATCGAATCAGCTGCTCCATATGATATTGGAAGAGCTTGATGAGGATATGTCGGAATGCCATTATTTCCTTGCCAACAACTATGCTCATATGGGCCTTTTCAAAGATGCTTACACGCATGCCAATACGTATCTGGATTTGGATCGGGACGGAGAGTTTACGGAAGATACAGAGGATCTGCTGGAGCTTCTTACGCTTGAAGCGGATGATTTGGATGACGAGCTGTACGAGCAGGATGATTTGATTACGAAGCAGGAACATGCACGGGAATTGCTGGAGTCCGGCCATTTTCCAAAAGCGGTTGAGATTCTGAACTCTGTAATTGATGAGTATCCGGAGTATTGGTCCGCATACAATAATTTGGCCCTGGCGTATTTTTACCTGGGAGAAGTGCAAAAGGCGTCAGATATTTTAGAGAAGGTACTGGAAGAAAATCCGGGCAATCTCCATGCGCTTTGCAACAAGCTGGTTTTTGCTTTTTACGAGCGGGATTTCCGGCAGGTGCGCCTGTTAAAAGAGGCCCTGAAAAAAATTAAGCCGCTTTCAGTTGAACACCAATTCAAGCTGGGTGCCACTTTCGCTCTGACCGGCGAGTATGAGGCTTCCTTTGCATGGCTTCGCAAGCTTCAGAAGAAAGGCTTTGAAGGGGATGGACCATTTTATTACTGGCTATCCTATTCCGCCTATTTCACAGGGCGTGAAGAGCTGGCGAAATCAGCATGGAAGAAGGCAATTGAAATCAATCCGGAAAAAGAAGGCTTCGAGCCATGGAACGATGAAAAAGTAACCAGCAGCGGCTTTGAAGACCATTACTCTTCCATATTGAAAAAGCTGGAAAGCGACTATATTGAAGAGCGGTTATTCGGCCTCTTCCTAACATCCGTATCCAGCAGAAGGGATGAAATACTCATCTCTGAAGCAATTGTACGAAACAATAAGTTTTCAGCTATGGAGAAGGATTATCTTTCTTACGTTAAAACTGAGCAGGAAGCGCCTGCCCAGGTTCAGGCTGCGCACGAAACAGCCCAGCTGTTTTATGAAAACTTCCACCCGATCGGCACGGTGGAAGCCGGACTTTATTTAATGTGGTTTACTATTTTTGCAGAATTGACAAATAACCGGCAGAATATTAAAAACAAAAATGCCTGGGCTGCAGCCATTGAGTATGTCTGGCATAAGCTTCGGAACGAAAAGGTTTCCCAGTCAAAGATTGCAGGAAGATACGGCATTTCTGCTTCGACGATGGGCAAATATGTAAAATCGGTGAACGACCGCCTTCAGTGA